Genomic DNA from Alicyclobacillus fastidiosus:
TCCGTCGAAGACGACTTCATGCCGACTCAAGCGCGAGTGAAGCAAGGGATCGTAGATACCATGCTGTTCTAATGCTTAACCATGGCGTCGTTTCGCGGCCGCCGAGTGACACGCCAGAACAGCAAATGGCGGGAGAGGAGAAGCATATGTTCGAATATAAACTCGCTGATATCGGGGAAGGCATGCACGAAGGTGAAATCGTACGCTGGCTCGTGAAGGAAGGCGACGACGTGTTGGTGGACGATCCGATTGTCGAGGTACAAACTGACAAAGTAACTGCCGAGTTGCCAGCGCCCGTGACGGGCAAAATTCACCATATTTTGGCCAAAGAAGGCGCTATGGTCCCCGTCGGATCGACTTTGGTGATCATCGCCGATGCACAGGCCCGGCCCGCGCCACAGTTGCCCGCGGGACCATCCGAGGCGATGTTGCACGACGATAGCGCACAACCGGATTTGCCTGTCGCGCCGAAGCCTGACGGCGTGGTAGCCGAGCGCTTCACCTCGGGAGATCGGGGACACACGGCGCCACTGGCGAAGCGCGCTCTTGCGACGCCGCACATTCGATATCTGGCGCGCCAGATGAACATCGATATCGAACAGGTCGAAGGTACCGGCCGGGGCGGGCGCGTGACGGAGGAGGACTTAAGGCGTTTTCGAGATGACCTGTTGGAAATGTCCTCGGGGTCGGTCACCGACGAAAAGGTCGGTGAAGCGTTGACGAAGACTCCTGAGCGCGCAGCCAGTCCCGATGCGACAGCACATCAGAACGGTCGTGTGGAACGGGTTGCGCTTAAAGGCATTCGCAAGCGCATCGCCGATCACATGGTCAAATCGGTGTCGACCATCCCTCACGTCACCAGCGTCGATGAACTGGAGATGGACTCGTTACATGGATTGCGCGAGCGGCTGAAAACGGTGGCACAGGCCCGCGGGGTGAAGCTCACATTCTTACCATTTTTCGTAAAGGCCATCGTCATCGCTCTGCGGGAATTCCCGATCATGAACGCATCGCTGGACGACGAGACGGGCGACATCCTGCTCAAGCATTACTATCACATCGGGATTGCGACGGATACGGACGATGGGCTCATCGTACCTGTCATCAAAGATGCGGACCAGTTGACGGTGTTTCAGTTGGCGCAAGAAATTGCGTCTTTGGCGATGGCTGCGCGCACCGGCAAGTTGCGGCTCGACCAGGTCACGGGCGGGACGTTTACCATCAGCAACGTCGGATCGATTGGCGGGTTGTACGCCACGCCGATCATCAATCATCCGGAAGCGGCCATTCTCGGCATTCACAAGATGGAGCCGAGAAGTGTGGTTCGCGACGGGGTGAGCGTGATTCGCACGATGATGAACATCTCCCTGAGTTTTGATCACCGCCTCATCGATGGAGCCACTGCAGTTCGGTTTACGAATCGAATTCGCAGTCTCCTCGAGGATCCAGACCAACTTTTTCTCGAGATGATGTAGAACTGATTGAAAAGTAAGATAATTTGTTGTACGCTTAAAACAAGCAATCGCTTGTTTTGGCAGCCCATAGAGAGACGGAGAGACAGTCATTGGCAAGGCCGAGTCAGAGGGAACAGATTTTAGTCGAGGCGAGTCGCCTCTTCAGTAAAAAGGGCTATCACGCCACAACGATTCGTGAAATTGCCCAAAACCGGGGAATTTTGTCCGGGAGCCTGTACGCGCACATCTCGTCGAAAGAGGATTTGTTGTTCGAAATCGTCGATGACGGGGCGGACGCATTTCTAAGTGCCATCGCCTCCGTCTCCCAAAGCGACAGGCCACCTATCGACAAGCTGCGAATGGCTCTGTGTGCACACATCCAAGTCATCGCCGAACGGATGGACGCCGCGACTGTGTTTTTTCACGAATGGGAGGCTCTCTCAGAGGAGCGCCGACGCCTCATTCAGGCCAAGCGAGATAAATACGAGGCGCACTGGAATGCCATCTTGGAGGAGGGCATGGCCGACGGTTCGATGTCGATGGCCGACCCGAAATTTGTTCGCTTGATGCTCTTGTCTGTCGCGAACTGGCTCTACCACTGGTATCGTCCTTCCGGTCCGCTAGCGCCTGAAGAAATTGCGGACCGATTTATCCAAATTCTCGTAAACGGTATCGAAAATCCGGGAAAAGAGCGTGATCTCCGTGCTTGAAGTAGATCAAATGGCCGGGTTCATCGCGCGCATCGAATGCGGTGACAAGATTGAGTCGACCGATTGGATGCCGGACGACTATCGGATGTTGCTGTTGCGGCTCATTCACATGCACGGCGTCAGTGAGATCATGGGCGCCTATCCCGAAAAGGAGTGGGTGCCCAAGGCGCCCACGTTGCGTCGCAAGCTGTCGCTCCTCGCGAAGGTACAAGACGAGATGGGACACGGCCAACTCCTCCTGCGCGTCGCGGAAGATCTCGCGCGACCACTAGGTAAGGTGCGTGACGACTTGATCACCGACATTTTCACTGGTAAAGTCAAGTTTCACAACGTGTTTCACATGGAGGCACCGACCTGGGCGGACGCGGGTATCATCGGCTGGCTCGTCGACGGCGCCGCTATCATCACGCAGATGGCCCTGCTCGACTGTTCCTATGCGCCGTATGCCCGCGTACTCAAGCGGATCTGCGCGGAAGAGAGCTTTCACATGCACCATGGCGAATCGGTCGTTCTCGCTCTCGCAGAAGGCAGTAAAGCGCAGCGTCAAATGCTCCAGGACGCCTTGAACCGCTGGTGGGAATCGCTCATGTTTTTCTTCGGTCCAGCACAGGTATCGGACGCGGCCCGACGCATGACGACGTACAAGATCCGCACGAAGAGCAACGAGGAGATGCGACAGCAGTTCCTCACGCGGTACGTTCCGCGGATTCAGGTCTTGGGATTGACGATACCGGACGAAAAACTCGCGCTGGACGAAAAGACGGGCCAATGGAGCTATTCAGAGCCCGACTGGGAGCGCTTTTCGAACATGGTACGTCGAAATGATGGCCCGAAGTCGCAAGAGAGGATCGAATTGCGGCGAATGGCGCACGACGGGCAAGCGTGGGTGCGCGCAGCTGTGGTCGAAGCGGATGACCGGTCTTCAGCGACTGCGATCTGAGATCCGTGCATCTTGCCGGACGAAACAGCCCGGCGCCAAGGAGGAGCCGTCGTGACAGAAGAGCAGGCACGCCATTGCTATGTACCCTACGAAGTATTTATCCAGAAGTCGAAACTCGACTACCATGTGTACGTCGGCAGCGTTCTCGCTCCTTCACCTGAACTGGCCCTGCAACTGGCGCGAGAAAACTTTTTGCGCCGGGATACCGCAGTGAACATCTGGGTCGTTCGCCAGTCCGATATTCACAAAACCCGCTCAGAGGACGATGCGTTCTTCGCGCGCGAGTTCAGTCGAGACTATCGGGAAGTGACTGGGTATTCGGCGAACGCACGGCGGTGGAAAGCGTTCAAGAAGGCGCGAGCAGGAGAACACGAGGGCTGACGGGAGCGGCGCCATCGCATATTTTCGCTCGGGAGGTGAGTACCATGAGGAACGGTGAGAACCCTTTGTCGTCCATGCCGCTGCAACTGCGAACAGCACTCATCGATTTCCTGTACCAACTCGCGGATGACGAACTTATCGTTGGGCACCGCAACTCGGAGTGGTTAGGTATCGCACCGGACATCGAAGAAGATGTGGCATTTGCCTCGATGGCACAGGACGAGATCGGACACGCGACGTATTTCTACGGCTTACTAGAGGCCCTGGGCGAGGGCCGTGCTGACGACCTCGCGTTCGTCCGGAGCGCATCACAACGCCGCAACGCCCGGCTCATAGAGCAACCAAACGGGGATTGGGCCGCGACCATCTCCCGCCGCTATCTATATGACGTGTTTGAATCGGTACGTTTGAAAGCGCTTGTAGAATCCACGTACGAGCCCATCTCCCAAGGCGCGAACAAGATGCTCCGCGAAGAGTACTACCACGTGTTGCACATGGGCACATGGTTTCGCAGGCTCGCTC
This window encodes:
- a CDS encoding dihydrolipoamide acetyltransferase family protein — its product is MFEYKLADIGEGMHEGEIVRWLVKEGDDVLVDDPIVEVQTDKVTAELPAPVTGKIHHILAKEGAMVPVGSTLVIIADAQARPAPQLPAGPSEAMLHDDSAQPDLPVAPKPDGVVAERFTSGDRGHTAPLAKRALATPHIRYLARQMNIDIEQVEGTGRGGRVTEEDLRRFRDDLLEMSSGSVTDEKVGEALTKTPERAASPDATAHQNGRVERVALKGIRKRIADHMVKSVSTIPHVTSVDELEMDSLHGLRERLKTVAQARGVKLTFLPFFVKAIVIALREFPIMNASLDDETGDILLKHYYHIGIATDTDDGLIVPVIKDADQLTVFQLAQEIASLAMAARTGKLRLDQVTGGTFTISNVGSIGGLYATPIINHPEAAILGIHKMEPRSVVRDGVSVIRTMMNISLSFDHRLIDGATAVRFTNRIRSLLEDPDQLFLEMM
- the paaC gene encoding phenylacetate-CoA oxygenase subunit PaaC; translation: MRNGENPLSSMPLQLRTALIDFLYQLADDELIVGHRNSEWLGIAPDIEEDVAFASMAQDEIGHATYFYGLLEALGEGRADDLAFVRSASQRRNARLIEQPNGDWAATISRRYLYDVFESVRLKALVESTYEPISQGANKMLREEYYHVLHMGTWFRRLARADGVARSRIECALPLVWKDVADLFTLGEHREFLVREGIISMDEPELYAAWERDVSQVFTELQLQWPGSPQLPAERGRLGQHSTDLETLLGAMGEVYVSDPHTGW
- the paaA gene encoding 1,2-phenylacetyl-CoA epoxidase subunit A, translated to MAGFIARIECGDKIESTDWMPDDYRMLLLRLIHMHGVSEIMGAYPEKEWVPKAPTLRRKLSLLAKVQDEMGHGQLLLRVAEDLARPLGKVRDDLITDIFTGKVKFHNVFHMEAPTWADAGIIGWLVDGAAIITQMALLDCSYAPYARVLKRICAEESFHMHHGESVVLALAEGSKAQRQMLQDALNRWWESLMFFFGPAQVSDAARRMTTYKIRTKSNEEMRQQFLTRYVPRIQVLGLTIPDEKLALDEKTGQWSYSEPDWERFSNMVRRNDGPKSQERIELRRMAHDGQAWVRAAVVEADDRSSATAI
- a CDS encoding phenylacetic acid degradation protein; translated protein: MTEEQARHCYVPYEVFIQKSKLDYHVYVGSVLAPSPELALQLARENFLRRDTAVNIWVVRQSDIHKTRSEDDAFFAREFSRDYREVTGYSANARRWKAFKKARAGEHEG
- a CDS encoding TetR/AcrR family transcriptional regulator; amino-acid sequence: MARPSQREQILVEASRLFSKKGYHATTIREIAQNRGILSGSLYAHISSKEDLLFEIVDDGADAFLSAIASVSQSDRPPIDKLRMALCAHIQVIAERMDAATVFFHEWEALSEERRRLIQAKRDKYEAHWNAILEEGMADGSMSMADPKFVRLMLLSVANWLYHWYRPSGPLAPEEIADRFIQILVNGIENPGKERDLRA